The window AATACATGGATATATTGCAGGAGAGCATGAATATTGCCCTAAATGTGATGAATTATTAAAGGAGAAAGAATGAAAAATAATGAAAAAAGAACAAAATGTATGGTTTATACTAGAGTAATGGGTTATCACAGACCCGTAGAAAGCTTTAATCTAGGTAAAAAAGGCGAACATAAAGAAAGGAAAATGTTTGTTATCAAATGATTTATGATATTACCCCTTTTAGCGTGATTGATTATCCTAATTATATCTCTTGCATAGTGTGGATTGCAGGTTGTAATTTAAGGTGTAAATATTGCTATAACGAGCATATTATCAATGGTTTTTCTAATGTGAGTAAAAATCAATTAAAAAGCTTTTTAGAAAGTAGGGTAGGTTTGGTTGATGGGGTTGTTTTTAGTGGTGGAGAATGCACTAATTCTTCTAATTTATTAGATTATATAAAATTAGCAAAAAGCTTAGGTTATTTAATTAAAATTGATAGCAATGGCTCAAATCCTAATGTAATTAAAAATATTTTAGAAAATGATTTAGCAAATTATTTTGCTATTGACTTTAAAGCCCCTAAAGAGAAATTAAAAGCTCTTACGGGGCTTGATTATTTTGATGAGTTTGATAAGACTTTAGATATTTTGCTAGATTTTAAAGCAGAATTTGAAATAAGAACTACTTGGCATTTTGATTTGCTTAGTGTTGATGAAGTGCTTAAGATGAATGAGTATTTAAGAAAAAAAGGTTATAAAAATAAATATTATTTGCAAAAATTCCTAGAAGTGCCAAATATTGCTAATCTAAAGCAAAGCATTAAAACGATTGATTTTGATAGACTTGATGATGATTTTGTGTTAAGGAATTTTTAAATTTACTTTTACTGTATAAATTATTTATATTTTTTAAATATAAATAATTTTTTGTGTATTTTTGTAACATTAGCATATAATTTTTGTGTAAAAATAACATAATTATCATCTTTTAGGATAATATCTAGTCATAACTTAATACAAGGAAGTTTGATGAAAAGGTATTTTAAAAGTCTAATTTTTTGGGTTATTGTAGGGTTAATCCTAGGAATTGTTGTTGGAGCCATGCCTCCTATTAAAATTTCTACTTTCGGTATTGAAAATTTAGCTTTATGGTCTAAGGTTTTCATAGATATTTTTATTAAGGCACTAAAGCTTTTAATAGGTCCAATTATTTTTGTTATGATTATTCTAGGAATTATAGGTTTAGGAGACATAAAAAAACTTGGTGGTATAGGTATTAAAGCCGTTTTATATTTTGAAGTAGTAAGCACACTTGCACTTATTGTTGGTATTTTTATGGCTAGAGTTTTACAACCAGGTGCTGGAATGAACCTTGATGCATCAGCCCTTGATGCTTCTAGTGTTGATAAATATGCAAAAGCTTCTCAAGGTGCTGATAATAGTTTTTGGGGAGTTTTAAAAGGAGCTATCCCGCAAGATTTGGTAAGTCCATTTACAGATGGAAAAACATTGCAAGTTTTATTTATAGCATTATTTACAGCTTTTATTGTAGCTACAATGAAAGATAATGATAGAGAATATATCAAAAAAGCCTTAGAAGTATTTCAAAATTTCGTTTTTAAAATTCTTACCTTAATTATGTATTTTAGCCCATTTGCAACCTTTGGTGCTATGGCTTATTTAATATCAAAATTTGGTATAAGCTCACTTATAAATATGGGATATTTAGTTTTTGTTATGTTTGCTGCTTGTTGTGTGTTTATTTTTGGAGTTTTAGGGATAATTTGTTATGTAGCTAAAGTAAATATATTTAAATTTATGAGATTTATTGCAAAAGAGCTTTTAATAGTATTTGCTACAAGCTCAAGTGAAAGTGCATTATTACCACTTATGAAAAAATTAGAAAAAGCAGGAATTGATAAAAGCTGTGTTGGTTTAGTTTTACCTACTGGATATAGCTTTAACTTAGATTGCACAAATATTTATCTAGCTATGGCTGTAATATTTTTAGCACAAGCATTTAATATAGATATTAGCTTATGGCAAGAAATTACAATTTTACTTATATTAATGGTTACTAGTAAAGGTGCTGTTGGAGTAACAGGAAGCGGCTTTATCGTTTTAGCAGGAACTCTTAGCTCATTAGGAGATAATTTAATCCCTGTTGCAACAATCACCGTTTTATTAGGAGTTGATAAGTTTATGAGTGAGATGAGAGCGTGTGGAAACTTATGCGGTAACTCTGTTGCTTGCTTAATAGTTGCTATATGGAATAAACAAATAGATATGGAAAAATTCCGCTACGCACTAGACCACCCTAATGATTTTAAAATACAAGATTGATAAAAACGGGCTTTTAAAAAGCCCTTTTTACTATATAGTGTTAAAATCATTAAATTTATAAAATTCATAATGTTAGGAAAATAAATGAAAGAATACCTAAAAGTTTTTATAGATAAAAATTATAAGGCATTTAATGAAAGGTTAATTTTTACACAATATGAAATTTTAGGAGTTAGGTCAGAGATTCTTAAAAATTATGCAAAAAATCTTCAAAAAGAAAATAAATTTGATGAGTTTTTTCAAAATTTTTTAAAAAATGAAAAATTTTATGAATACTTGCAAATCATAGCCTATGGGATAAATTATGAAAAAGATTACCAAAAAGCCTTAGATTATACGAAAAAATATCTTAATTTCGTAGATAATTGGGCGAATTGCGATACTTTAGTTCCTAAAAGCTTTAAAAATAAAGACCTAAAACCTTTAGCAAATGAGTTAATTAGCTCAAATCATATTTATAAAATACGTTTTGGGATTTTGTGCTTTATGAAATTTATTGCACCCTGCGAAGGGCTAAAAATAGTTTTTGATATAAAAAACGATGAATATTATATAAATATGGCTAGAGCTTGGTATTTTCAAGTAATGATGGTTAAGGATTTTAATCTTACATATAACTTTTTAAGCGCTAATAAATTAGATGTAACAACTCTTAAAATGACCTTACAAAAATGCCGTGATAGCTTTAAGATTAGTAAAGAAAATAAAGAAAAATTAAAACAATTATTTTAAAGAATTGAAAATATAAATTTCAAAAAAAAGGAAAATCCCCTTAACTATGCTTTCATAGGTTCAGTCAATAATATAAGTTTTTAATATTCAAATTTAAATTACAACTTCACTTATAATTATTAATTTTAAGGAATTTAAAGCGTAGTAATATAAAAAATTTATCTCATATTTATCGCACAGACTTCTTTATAAAAAATACTAATCAACCCACTTGCTTAGCAACACCACTAAAAATAGTGCCAAATCTTGAGTGAATTTTTTACTCTTTGATTGTTAGATTAAATACAACCATCAAGATAACAATTACATACCAAGTGATTAATCACTATAAAAACTTTTCAACAAGCTAATTAAATAATTTCAATCTAAATCAAGGGAAGATTATGAAATTAATAGAAATTTCTAGTGATGAGTTTTTTAATTTCGCAAAAGATATGCAAAATACTTTTCAAATAAGTCTTAGAGATAAAACTGATGAAAATATAATCACCATTGATGAGATTTTCAAATCTTTAGAGAATAAAAATGCTAAAAATTTTTATGTATATGACAATGGTGTAAAAATAGGTGGAGTATGTCTTTTAATAGATAAAAATACCCAACAAATAATCTTGATTTATTTTATATACTTGAAGAATTTCATAATAAAGGCTATGGTTTTAAAACTTGGCAAATGGTGGAAAAAACTTTTCCTAAAACTAAAGTTTGGACTACAACCACACCTTATTTTGAAATAAGAAATATCCATTTTTATGTTAATAAATGTGGTTTTAAAATAGTTAAATTATCAAATTTATCCGATAAATTTAATAATATTGAAGAAGTAGAATGGTTTTTTGATTTTGAAAAAATAATGAATAATTAAAATTAAATTCTAGGGGCAAATGCCCCTAATATTATGCTTTTACAGGTTCAGTGAATACTACGATTTCAGGTTTTTCGCCTTCAAATTTTTTGATATTTACTAAAGCTGTATGAGAGATATTTCCGTTTGCAAGTTCGCTTGTTGGAATATCTATTGTTAGCACATTCGCACATCCGTATTTGCAATCATTATTATCATCAGGGTCATACCAGCCACCTTCTTGTAGCACTACAACACCTTTTAATACATCATTGCTTACAACTGCTCCTGCAATAACTTTACCACGAGCATTGAAAACCTCAACTAAATCTCCATTTTTAATACCTTTAGCCTTAGCATCTTCGCTATTGATTAAAATAGGCTCGTGTCCATTTACAGCATAAGTTTCTCTTAAACTTGTGTGGCATAGTTGTGAATGTAAGCGGCTCGTTGGATGCGGGCTAATCATATGAAATTCTGCGCTCTTTTCTTTCATACCAAGCCATTCAATTGGTTCAAACCACATAGGATGGGCTTTACAATCTTTATAGTTCATTTTTTCAATAGTTTCACTATAAATCTCAATCAAACCACTCGGAGTTCCTAATGGATTTAAGATAGGGTCTTCTACGAAGTCTTTAAATCTAACGAACTCATAAGCATCTTGAGAAGCTTCAAATTTCAATGCTTTATTGTTTTCCCAAAACTCTTTAAAATCAGGCATTTCTACGCTTGTGCTTTTCTTAGCAGCGTTATAGTATTTTTCTATCATTTGCTCTGGAGTTTGATTTTCTGTATAAGCATTTACTAATTTTGTAGCTAACATTGCTGCATCTTTTTCACTTGCACCCTTGCTAATCGCACAAAGAGTTCCATAAACTTTAGCAAGTTCAACAAAGATTTGCATATCATCTTTACTCTCTTCAACTGGCATAACAGCAGCTTTCATAGGAACTATATGCATATTAGAATAATCCCCACTCATAGAAATATCATTTCTTTCATATTGGCTAGTTGTAGGTAATAATATATCAGCCATTCTAGCAGTTGGAGTCCAGTAAATCTCATTTACTACAACGGTTTTTAGCTTTTGCCAAGCTTTTTTTAGAGTTTTTAAATCTTGATGATGAACGAATGGGTTACCACCTACCCAATAAACAAAATCTATATCACTATAAGTAATTTTTTTACCATTGTGGTCTATTGTTTTACCTGGGTTTAATAGCATATCAGCAATTCTTGCTACAGGAATTTCATTATCACTTGTTTTTGATAACCACTCAGGTAGATTTTCACCTGCACCACTATTTCCAGGTATAAATTTACCATTTTTATCAAATGTTCCTTGTTTAACGCCTTTAAACACGCCTTTATCCCAAAGACCATTCATACTAGCGTTAATTCCGCCTACTATTGGAGCATTAGTTGTAGCAACGCCACCATTTGAATAATGATAGCTTAAACCAAATCCGCCACCATCTTTACCAATATGACCTAGCATTGCACATAAAGTTACAAGCATCCAATGAGGTTGCTCTCCGTGATGAGCTCTTTGCATACCCCAACCACTCATTACTAAGCTTAGATTTTCTCTTAATTCCTTAGCTAAATTCTCAATTACACTTGCTTTAATTCCGCAAATATTTTCAGCCCATTTGCTATCTTTTTTAACGCCATCAGTTTTACCCATTAAATAATCACTAAATTTATCAAATCCTATTGTGTAATTCTCCATAAATTCAGCATCATAAAGCTTATTATCAATTAAATATGTAGCCATACCCATCATCATTGCCACATCAGTATTTGGGCGTGGAGCTAACCACTCGCCTTTACCTTCAAAGAATTTAACAGTTGAACTAGCTCTTGGGTCTATGCAAATTACTTTTATTTTGCTTTCTTTAATTTTTTCCATATATGCACGACCTTCGCCATCAGTTACAGTCCAAGCAATTTTTAAAGTATCAATAGGATTTGCACCCCAAATAACTATAACTTTTGTATTTTCTAATACTAAATCCAAGTTAGTTTGTTGCTCATAAACTTCAATAGAACCAACAACATGAGGCATAATAACTTGTGATGCACCAGTAGAATAATCTCCTAATGAGCCTACAAATCCGCCCGTTAAGTTCATAAATCTATGAAGTAATATTCTTGAATTATGCACATTTCCGCTTGATTTCCAGCCATAGCTACCTGCAAAAATCCCATTAGCTCCTTTTTCATCATAAGTTCTTTTTAAACTTTCTGCAACTAATTTTAAAGCTTTATCCCAGCTTACCCTAACCCACTCATCTTTACCACGAAGTTCAGGTTTATTATCTAGTGGATTTTCTAAGAAACTTTTTCTAACATAAGGATATTTAACACGATTAGCATATACTAAATCAGGTGTGTAGTGCTGTAAATCATTTTTTAAATTCTTAGTTTGATTTGCATCAAATGGCTCACTTTTTACTACCTTACCATCTTTTATAGTAAGCTTTAAAATACCCCAATGTGCGCCCGTTACAACTTCGCCATTTTTTACTAAGCCACTAGCAACTGCTTTACTTTCAGCTCCTAATACATTTATAGGTGCAAAACTCATAGCACCAACTGCAGCTGAACCTTTTAAAAAACTTCTTCTATTTAGCATAATGTCTCCTTTATTTCATATCTTTTGCGTGTTTTTGTAGATATTGCACCACTAATTGTCTATCAGCTTTATCAATTCCTGTTCTTGTTTCCATTGCCTTAAATGTAGCTGGCCATTGATTTGCATTAAATTCACTAACAGGATGAAGTGGATGGCAAATTCCACAATTTTCTTCAAACATAGCTTTACCTTTTTCAAAAAGTGGTTTTGCTGATTTTTCTAAATCCACTAGCTCATCTTTTTTAGCAAATACTTTAATACTAGCTAATTTAAAACCATTTTTTAATTCTTTTTCAACTTTAAAATCTACTTTAGCATTTTTACCAAATGCTGCTACTAAAATTCTATTTTTGTCATTAAAATATAAAATATTACCTTGATTAGGATTGTAATATCCTTTAATTTTAAGTTCAGCTAAATCGCCGTCTTTTACTATCTCAAAAGCATTAGTTGGAAGTAGTTTTCCTTCTGCTTTTTTCGCATCTACTGAAGTGTAAAGATTAATAATTTTACCGCTAAATTGCTCTGCAGCAAATACTGAAGCCGCTAAAGCACAGCTTAAAAAAATCTTTTTCATAAATCTCCTTAAAAAAATTTTAGTTTTATATTTTATGATTAAATTATAAATAATTAGAATAAAATAAAATATCGGTATAATAATTATTTTACTTAATAAGTATAATAATTAAAAATAATATTATTTAGGATTAGAATTTGATAAAGAATTTTAGTATAGATTTAGGTTCAAATACTTTAAAAGTAGCGTATATTGATGATGGAAAATTAAAGAATTTAGAAGAAGTTTTAAATTTAGGTTTGTATTATGAAAATGAAAATATTATTGAAAAAGGTATTGAAATTTTGTTAAAAACCTTTTCTAAACTTGCTTTAAAATTTGATTTAAAAAATGCCAAGGTAGTTGCAACTGCTATATTTAGAAAAAGTAAAAATGCTAATGAAATTATAAAAATTTTGGAGAATAAATTTGGATTTAGATTAAGAATTCTAAGTCAAGATGATGAGGCTAAATTTACTAGACTAGGAGTTGGAATTAATGGGGATTTTACTTTAGTTGATGTGGGTGGATATTCTACTGAAATTAGTTCTAATAATAAAAAATTATTATTAGATATTGGTCTTTTATCTTTTTATAAATTTTATAAATTACAAAATAAAGATATAAGAGCTTACACTGAAGATGTGTTTAAGCCATATTTAAAACAAATTCAAGAATTTAAAAAACCAATAGTGTTAGCATCAAAAACAGGGATATTTGCTAAAAGTTTGATAGATAATATAGGATATTTTGATTTAGATGATTTGTCATATCACAATGCTATTTTATATAAATATGAGCTTATGAATTTAATAAATTTTTTAGAGAATAATAATTTAGAAAAAAGAGAATGGCTAGTAGGCAAAAATCGTGATTTTGCCGTACTTTGTGGCGCTTATTTTTTAGATGTAATGTTTGATTGTGATGAATTTATCATCAGTGCTTATGGTCTAAAAGAAGGAATTTTATTTTATACATAATTATTTTTTCATCTTAGAGCGTGAATATAAAATCAAATCATTACTTGTTTTAATTTGCGAACCTTTTAAAGAATTAATACAATAATTCAAAATATCAGCACAAGCTTTCGCATCACTTAAAGCCCTATGATGAGTGCTAATTATACCTAATTCATTTTTTAAACTATCAAGACCATATTTATCACATTCAATACAACGCCTTGCTAACATAATCGTGCAAAGCTTTCTATTAATCAATGGAGCGTTTAAGTATTCAAGACTTTCTTTTGCGATAAAACCATAATCAAAAGATACATTATGAGCTACAAAAATAGCATTACCTAAAAACAATCTAAAATCAGCTAAAACCCTAGCACTTCTAGGAGCATTTTTTAGCATTTGCGTTGTAATTCCTGTAAGCTCAACTATATTTTCAGGCACTTCGTTTGCATAAATAAAGCTTTCAAATTCATCTAAAATCTCGTCATTTTTTATCTTAACAGCACCAATTTCTATGATTTGCCCGTTACTAATTGAGCCTGTGCTTTCAATATCAACAACACAAAAAATCTCATCTTGAATTAATTTATTTCTTGAGTTTAAAAATACTTCTTGATTTTGTTTTAGCGTAATATCAAGCCCTAACATTAAAAGAGTTTCATAAGTTATCTCAAAATTTAAGGCATTTTCGTATTGGTTTTTTAAATCTTTATAATTAATACTACTTGTAAGTAGCCTTTCTAAAATCTTATCACAATTAGCAATTTGTTTTTTATAAAGCTCGTTATAATCCATCAAAATTCCATTTTTAAAGAATTAATTGCGACTTTATAATCATTACTACTAAACACATAATTTCCAGCCACAACTATATCAGCCCCTGCTCTTTCAATATCTGCAATATTTAAGCCATTTACTCCGCCATCAACTTCAATGAAGCATTTATAATTATTCTTATCAATCATTTCTCTTAAGGCATTGATTTTTCTAAGAGTGCTTGGTATAAAGCTTTGACCACCAAAACCAGGATTTACACTCATTAAAAGCACCATAGAAACTTCACTTAAAATATATTCAATCTCATTTAAATTCTGGTGCGGATTTAATACTATTGAAGGATTTACGCCGTGTTTTTTAATATAATCAATCAATCTTAAAGGATGAGTAGTAGCATCTATATGAAAGCTTAAGAATTTAGGTTTTATATCTAAAAATAAATCAACAAATTTATCAACTTCTCTTACCATCAAATGCACATCTAAAGGAATAGTAGCAACTTTAGCAATAGCTTTTGTAGTGCAAGTTCCAATGCTTAGATTTGGAACATAATGTCCGTCCATTACATCAATATGCAATAAATCAGCACCAGCAGCCTCAACTTTTTTAATATCTTCAGCTAAATTTAAAAAATCAGCAGACAATAAACTAGGAGCAACATACATTTTTTAATCCTTAAAATTATTTTTTATAGAATATCATTAAAACTTAAAAAAAAAATTAAGCTTAAGATGCTATGATTAATACTTTTATTTTTACAAGAACACAAAAAAAGGATTTACGATGTCAAAATTTTGTCAATTAACAGGTAAAGGTCCTATGGTAGGAAATAATGTTAGCCACGCTAACAATAAAACAAAAAGAAGATTTTTACCTAATTTACGCACTATTCGCATTGATTTAGGCGATGGCACAACTAAAAAAATTAGAGTTGCAGCTTCAACATTACGCACACTAAAAAAAAGAAGAGCTAACTAATTTTTATAAAGAATTTTTATGAGCTTTTTTAAAAAGCTAGGCAAATTGCTCGGTTGGGCTGAATCAGCAAAACCAGAAGTTGATTTAGATACAGAACTTTATGAACAGTTAAGACCCTTTCGTTTTCCTTTAATAGCCGTAGTTGTTATGATGCTATTTGGGGCGATTGGGTATATGATTACAAGCGATTTTTCACTTATTGATGGAATTTATCAGGCTGGAATGACCTTTACTACATTAGGTTATACAGAAGTATCAGATATTAGTGTTGCTGGTAGATTTTTCACTATTTTTTATGTTTTATTAGGTTTTGTTGTTTTTACGTTTTCAATAGGTTTAATAATAGAAGTATTAAAAAAAGGCGAACTCACTAGACTTATTAAGGAGAAAAATATGTTATATAAAATAGCAAGATTAAAAAATCACTATGTTATATGTTATCATAATGAATTTACACAAGAACTAGCAAAACAATTTAAGCAAACTTATACACCATTTGTGGTTGTGAGTGATTTGCCAGATTTTGAAAAAATTGCTGAAGCAAATAAATACCCATTTTATGTTAAATGCCCGCCACATAGTGACTTAGCTTTTTTAAAAACACATTTATCAAGTGCTAAAGGGATTATTTCTCTTAGTCAAAATTCAGCTGATAATATAGCTATTATAGTTAGTGCAAGACTTTACGAAAAAGATATTAAAAGAATTAGTCCTTATTCAATTATAACCATTGCAAATTCAGAATTGGATTCAGAAAGATTTAAAAAATTAGGTGCAAATACTGTTGTATTGGCTACAAAATTAGCCGCACAAAGGCTCAGTGTAGTAAGTGTAAGACCAGATATGGAAAATTTATTAGAACAATATTTATACACAAGAGACCAAAGTATTGATATTGAAGAAGTTAAGGTTCCTGATGAAAGCTGGGTTAGATTCAGAAGATTAAAAGATGTTTCTTTTAGACAAATAGCAAATGTTAGCGTAATAGGAATAAAAGATGTGAATAATCATTTTTTACCTATGCCTAAAGGTGATGCAATGATTGGAACTGGAGCTAAATTGTTATTAATAGGAACTCCTGAAGATATAAAAGAAGTAAAAAAGATTATTAAAAATAAACAAATTCCTGATATTTTGAATATAAAAGTGTAAAAATTATAATTTTTTAATAAAAATAATGTAATATTTATTTGATTTTATTTTAAAGGAGATTAAATGTTACATGAACATAGAGAATTAATTACAAAATTAAAAGGTAAGGATGCACGTTTTGACAATTTATTTGAAGCACATAATGAGCTAGACCATAAAATAAAAGATGCTGAAGAAGGTAGAGTTCATTTAGATGATTTGGAAATTGCTAAGATGAAAAAAGAAAAATTAAGATTAAAAGATGAATTAAATACATATTTAAATTCTGTAAAAGATAAAAATTAAATTTATTGTTATTTTGGAGGCTGGAGTATGTTTTTTGGGAAGAATAATTCGTATATTGCTGAGTTAGAAAAAAAATTATCTCAAGCTTTATTGGATAAAAATAAATTAGAAGAAGAAGTAGAAAATTTAAAAACCCAACTTGTAAATAGTTATGAAAAATCAAGCGATGACGATATCAAGTTTTCTTTGTTTGATATAATGGTTAGAGGTATGAAAGATAGTGTTAGCTTTGTACAAAAGGATATGGAGTTAAATCTTAGTAGGTCTGATAGTATTGAGATTCTTTCTAAAAATTGTGCGAATATGATTATTGAATTAAAAAAAGTATCGTATGATATCATAAATTCACTTGAAAGCATTACTGAATCATCAAGTAAATCTCGTGATACTGCACAAAATCTCCATAGAAGCGTTGATGAAATTACAAATGTAATTAATTTAATCAAAGATGTATCAGACCAAACCAATTTATTAGCTTTAAACGCAGCTATTGAAGCAGCTCGTGCTGGTGAGCATGGTCGTGGTTTTGCTGTGGTTGCTGATGAAGTTAGAAAACTAGCAGAAAAAACCCAAAAAGCAACAGCTGAAGTAGAAATGAATATCAATTTATTAAAACAAAATGCTAATGAAATGTTTACGCAAAGCGAACAGGTTGAAACAATATCTCAAAGTTCTAATTTATATATCGGAACTTTTTCAGAGCAATTTGATAATTTAACAAAAACTTCTAATGATATTAAGAATAATGCAAAGGCAATAAAATATGAGATGTTTACATCTTTAGTAAAGCTTGATCATATTTTATTTAAAATCAATGGTTACTCAAATGCTTTAAGTAATCAACCAGAAAAATTAAGCGATCATTTTAGTTGTCGTCTTGGCAAATGGTATCAAGGAGAAGGTAGAGAAATGTTTGGACATATCCCTGCATATTCTAGTATTGATGCTCCACATAAAAAAGTTCATGAAAATATTAATGCAGCTATTAATCTTATTAAAAATTCATCTCTTTCAAAAAATAGTGAATCTATAATAAGACTTTATGATGAGTCTGAAAAAGCTTCGTTAGAA is drawn from Campylobacter sp. MG1 and contains these coding sequences:
- the nrdD gene encoding anaerobic ribonucleoside-triphosphate reductase codes for the protein MKNNEKRTKCMVYTRVMGYHRPVESFNLGKKGEHKERKMFVIK
- a CDS encoding anaerobic ribonucleoside-triphosphate reductase activating protein — its product is MIYDITPFSVIDYPNYISCIVWIAGCNLRCKYCYNEHIINGFSNVSKNQLKSFLESRVGLVDGVVFSGGECTNSSNLLDYIKLAKSLGYLIKIDSNGSNPNVIKNILENDLANYFAIDFKAPKEKLKALTGLDYFDEFDKTLDILLDFKAEFEIRTTWHFDLLSVDEVLKMNEYLRKKGYKNKYYLQKFLEVPNIANLKQSIKTIDFDRLDDDFVLRNF
- a CDS encoding cation:dicarboxylate symporter family transporter gives rise to the protein MKRYFKSLIFWVIVGLILGIVVGAMPPIKISTFGIENLALWSKVFIDIFIKALKLLIGPIIFVMIILGIIGLGDIKKLGGIGIKAVLYFEVVSTLALIVGIFMARVLQPGAGMNLDASALDASSVDKYAKASQGADNSFWGVLKGAIPQDLVSPFTDGKTLQVLFIALFTAFIVATMKDNDREYIKKALEVFQNFVFKILTLIMYFSPFATFGAMAYLISKFGISSLINMGYLVFVMFAACCVFIFGVLGIICYVAKVNIFKFMRFIAKELLIVFATSSSESALLPLMKKLEKAGIDKSCVGLVLPTGYSFNLDCTNIYLAMAVIFLAQAFNIDISLWQEITILLILMVTSKGAVGVTGSGFIVLAGTLSSLGDNLIPVATITVLLGVDKFMSEMRACGNLCGNSVACLIVAIWNKQIDMEKFRYALDHPNDFKIQD
- a CDS encoding DNA alkylation repair protein, coding for MKEYLKVFIDKNYKAFNERLIFTQYEILGVRSEILKNYAKNLQKENKFDEFFQNFLKNEKFYEYLQIIAYGINYEKDYQKALDYTKKYLNFVDNWANCDTLVPKSFKNKDLKPLANELISSNHIYKIRFGILCFMKFIAPCEGLKIVFDIKNDEYYINMARAWYFQVMMVKDFNLTYNFLSANKLDVTTLKMTLQKCRDSFKISKENKEKLKQLF
- a CDS encoding molybdopterin-dependent oxidoreductase — encoded protein: MLNRRSFLKGSAAVGAMSFAPINVLGAESKAVASGLVKNGEVVTGAHWGILKLTIKDGKVVKSEPFDANQTKNLKNDLQHYTPDLVYANRVKYPYVRKSFLENPLDNKPELRGKDEWVRVSWDKALKLVAESLKRTYDEKGANGIFAGSYGWKSSGNVHNSRILLHRFMNLTGGFVGSLGDYSTGASQVIMPHVVGSIEVYEQQTNLDLVLENTKVIVIWGANPIDTLKIAWTVTDGEGRAYMEKIKESKIKVICIDPRASSTVKFFEGKGEWLAPRPNTDVAMMMGMATYLIDNKLYDAEFMENYTIGFDKFSDYLMGKTDGVKKDSKWAENICGIKASVIENLAKELRENLSLVMSGWGMQRAHHGEQPHWMLVTLCAMLGHIGKDGGGFGLSYHYSNGGVATTNAPIVGGINASMNGLWDKGVFKGVKQGTFDKNGKFIPGNSGAGENLPEWLSKTSDNEIPVARIADMLLNPGKTIDHNGKKITYSDIDFVYWVGGNPFVHHQDLKTLKKAWQKLKTVVVNEIYWTPTARMADILLPTTSQYERNDISMSGDYSNMHIVPMKAAVMPVEESKDDMQIFVELAKVYGTLCAISKGASEKDAAMLATKLVNAYTENQTPEQMIEKYYNAAKKSTSVEMPDFKEFWENNKALKFEASQDAYEFVRFKDFVEDPILNPLGTPSGLIEIYSETIEKMNYKDCKAHPMWFEPIEWLGMKEKSAEFHMISPHPTSRLHSQLCHTSLRETYAVNGHEPILINSEDAKAKGIKNGDLVEVFNARGKVIAGAVVSNDVLKGVVVLQEGGWYDPDDNNDCKYGCANVLTIDIPTSELANGNISHTALVNIKKFEGEKPEIVVFTEPVKA
- a CDS encoding cytochrome C; the protein is MKKIFLSCALAASVFAAEQFSGKIINLYTSVDAKKAEGKLLPTNAFEIVKDGDLAELKIKGYYNPNQGNILYFNDKNRILVAAFGKNAKVDFKVEKELKNGFKLASIKVFAKKDELVDLEKSAKPLFEKGKAMFEENCGICHPLHPVSEFNANQWPATFKAMETRTGIDKADRQLVVQYLQKHAKDMK
- a CDS encoding 3'-5' exonuclease, whose amino-acid sequence is MDYNELYKKQIANCDKILERLLTSSINYKDLKNQYENALNFEITYETLLMLGLDITLKQNQEVFLNSRNKLIQDEIFCVVDIESTGSISNGQIIEIGAVKIKNDEILDEFESFIYANEVPENIVELTGITTQMLKNAPRSARVLADFRLFLGNAIFVAHNVSFDYGFIAKESLEYLNAPLINRKLCTIMLARRCIECDKYGLDSLKNELGIISTHHRALSDAKACADILNYCINSLKGSQIKTSNDLILYSRSKMKK
- the rpe gene encoding ribulose-phosphate 3-epimerase — its product is MYVAPSLLSADFLNLAEDIKKVEAAGADLLHIDVMDGHYVPNLSIGTCTTKAIAKVATIPLDVHLMVREVDKFVDLFLDIKPKFLSFHIDATTHPLRLIDYIKKHGVNPSIVLNPHQNLNEIEYILSEVSMVLLMSVNPGFGGQSFIPSTLRKINALREMIDKNNYKCFIEVDGGVNGLNIADIERAGADIVVAGNYVFSSNDYKVAINSLKMEF
- the rpmB gene encoding 50S ribosomal protein L28, with the protein product MSKFCQLTGKGPMVGNNVSHANNKTKRRFLPNLRTIRIDLGDGTTKKIRVAASTLRTLKKRRAN
- a CDS encoding potassium channel family protein produces the protein MSFFKKLGKLLGWAESAKPEVDLDTELYEQLRPFRFPLIAVVVMMLFGAIGYMITSDFSLIDGIYQAGMTFTTLGYTEVSDISVAGRFFTIFYVLLGFVVFTFSIGLIIEVLKKGELTRLIKEKNMLYKIARLKNHYVICYHNEFTQELAKQFKQTYTPFVVVSDLPDFEKIAEANKYPFYVKCPPHSDLAFLKTHLSSAKGIISLSQNSADNIAIIVSARLYEKDIKRISPYSIITIANSELDSERFKKLGANTVVLATKLAAQRLSVVSVRPDMENLLEQYLYTRDQSIDIEEVKVPDESWVRFRRLKDVSFRQIANVSVIGIKDVNNHFLPMPKGDAMIGTGAKLLLIGTPEDIKEVKKIIKNKQIPDILNIKV
- a CDS encoding YdcH family protein; translated protein: MLHEHRELITKLKGKDARFDNLFEAHNELDHKIKDAEEGRVHLDDLEIAKMKKEKLRLKDELNTYLNSVKDKN